TTGTGACGGGACGGGTTCGCGGAGCAAAACACACTTAACTGCCTCATCTTCTTCTGGAACCAGCTAAACTAGTTATACATATGTGTATTCTTCACTGTCGGGTCCCTCATCACTGGATCATTGAGATGCATGAGACGGATAAgactggctgtcaggagagggagaggggaaaagagagcacTCCATTCATTTATCCTGTGTGATTTTCCAAAGTTAATGTacacttttgaataatgtagttcatctactataagtagtttgtttgtttcccccttttttaaagaaaagtaccgaaatcgcaattcttgacttggtatcgaaccaaaaatgttggtatcgtgacaactACTTTCTCCACTAATCACCTAGTCCTGTATTGCTATTTGATGCTCTAGTTTGGACGAGAATAAATTGTTCAGGAAGAAGAAATATAGACATATTTAGGAGTGGAATAGAGTAGAATAAACGTATAAAGGAGCAGAGGACCATAATCGAAATATCTCAAATCGATGAATAGTTCTGAAGattaagatgtaaaaaaaagcagGTCGTTTTTTCCTTATCAGTCAAGAATAagtacattattattgttttgttccaacagcatttgttttggttttgccCTGTGCTTCATCCTaaattatatattcttttagtgtttattttgatattttcacGAGTCATTCttgaatattttctgacattttacagtGTAAAGTATGTTTAGAAAATCTGCAGCGTCTTTTTGTCCCTGCAGAGAAACTCTATAAGAAGGAGGGCGATGATGTTGTCTTCAAACCAGGCATCGCCTTCGTGAGCGTCCCCATCAACGAGATATCGTGGAAAGACGGGCCTAACATCGCTATCGAATGGGATGGACACGTTACTGAATATAACCGTCATTTCAAAGGTATACTGAGCGGGGTCGAGCTCTGTGGGGTCAAATATGTCCATGAGTTTAATTGATGATCCGACCCTATCCATGTGTTTTCAAAGGGCGTAGTTACCTGAACACTTCAAGTGGAGAGATGACGCTCAAAGGACTGATTGTGATTGACACTGGATTATACACAGCAGAAATTAATGGAGTGCACGCCAAGACTTATGATCTCACAGTCATGTGTAAGTGCTTAAATTACTCTCACTATAAATCAGGTTAGCAGGGTGTTTCAAATAGGGTAATCTGGTGATGCTAGGTAGAAACTGAAATGCTACATCGTGACTCTAAAAGGcctatttctaaatgttttctcCAGCTCCCGTTCCTAAACCCACTGTCAGTAAATCATGTGATGAAGAGATGACCCTCTGTACATTGACGTGCAAAGGAGACATCCACAAAGACGCTAAGCCGGTCACAATCAGCTGGTGGTCAGGTGATAACAAGATGGATTCACCTGAGAAGCTACACATTACAAAGGTATTTTATAACGGCAAAGTGTGATGATGTTACCCAGAACATTTCTACCCTTTACATCAGTTGCATGAAACGGcctttaaatgacaaaaatattgCGATTACCCCAGGAAATACATATCATCCAACTAAAGATGTTACAGTGACAGAGCATATCGGCATACATGTCAGGTAATACTCACTTTTTGTCTCTATTTCTAGGACGATATTGCGAGCGAGTTAAGCTGTACGCTGGAGAACCCGGTCAGTATCGGGAGCAGCGAACTGTTTCCCAACCCTTTCATTCGTGAGTAACTACACCAAGATTTCATTACTGATTCATCCGGTTCCCACCCAAAACATTCACTGAAGTCTTTCACATCAGCTGCAAGAAAAGTGAACCCCTACGTCGGACTCACAGTCTTCTTCGTTCTGCTGGTAGCTGTGTTCCTGACCATCATCATTCATAGAGTAAAAGCAGGTGAGAATCAGAACTCTGTATCAGGGATTTACGATAATGAATTCAATTACATCCATTTATAACGACCCAATTAGTTACATTGACCTATCAAGTGCTTACACTCTGCGATACATTACTACAGTGTCGTGTTTTTATTCCATACAAGTTCCTAAATACCTTTTTTGATCctagaaacataaatatatgaaCATGGTCATGCTCGCTCCATCGTGGCCTTTCCAACCCTTAAAGGATCATGTTAATGTTATATATAATCctttctaaatataaaaatatgccATAAGAGATATTTAAATAGGGGTTTTTggctgaaataaaatatattctggAATATTCGCACTTGAAAATGGCTTCTTGACCAGTAGATTTTGGTGTCTGTATTTCAAGTTATTCAGATAATAATTTCAGAAGTACATTTAATCCTTCTGTCTGATTTCCTCTAGGGATGTGGTTCTATGAAAAAGGTAAGAAAtcttttaaagcatttaaaatgtagacttaaaatactttttacacaGTTTAACAAAGAGGAATTTGAAGTCCATAAATGTATGACCGTTTTGTAGGGGGTTATCTGaaaggcattctgggaaatgtaggataCAGCAGCATTTAACATGAGGGAAAACGTGATCAATCCTGACCTcttatttgctgcttttctcactCTGCAGAGTCCATGCCATGGGAAGCAAGTCAGTAAACTAACTTATGGATATCACAAAGTAATATCAAACCATGGACATTCAAACATGTAATAActtcttctgttttctgtccACCACTACAGACTTCTGGAGGAAGCACGAGGGAACATGTAAGTTTCACCCACAGTTTCCCGTAATTATTTATCTCTAACTTTGCACTATAATAAATCCTCCATATCATTACTACATAAACAGATGCTGCTGATTCTAATGGCACTCCTGCTCAAAAGAGGGGAGCGACAGACGGTAGGACACTAAAATAAACTCACCTGCTTGtctttaaatgtactttctaTAATTAAAATCACTATATGTGACTTCCCTTTTCTTTGACAGAGGAAACACCAATGACATAGGTGTGCAAACAACGACGAAGCAGAGTGAAGAGGAAATGTAGAAGGGCGAATTGGATGGGTTTGTCctatttacagtacacattttattgaaaaacCCTTAATGAAAATGGCAGCTACCATGCTTCAAATCATAGCCAAGCATCAAAAGGAAGGGAAATATCTTGGgggttattttaaatatataatttagaCACAAAACTGGATACAAAGGCATGTTAGAGACTGTTGAACAATACTTTTTTAAGACCAGTAATAACAATTTTGGAGGTTTAGAATTCTGATTAAGCAGTTTTATGTTCGAAATCAGTGTTTCTCCAATGCAGTTTGGTGGATATAGTGTAGGGTGGAGGGCCTGAAGGACCAGTTAACACTAATGTTTCCTTAGGATTAAGTATATAGTTAAAAACAACCTAGTTCTAAAAGATGTGTCATAAAAGAATGTTTTAATAAGGTATAAAAAGGGAACTTTCGGCTAGACAACCACAATGCTGACTTTAGGGGAAACAGGATAAGCGCCAAACttaacagtcatttaaaatgcagaaatgttaCTTTGAAAACACTTAGTGTTTAAGTTACTGAAGAAAACTACCGTTGCAGTGCAGAAAAAATGGGAAgagctttaaaatgttcctaTGAGGCACCTCAAGCCTTAGACAATGCCAGGAAGCCTCCGCAAAAGATCCTTTCCTGAGATAAGACATCATACCTGACACCGACGGGTGATAAAGCCACGTATTTCTGGAGCAGCCTCACAGTGTCAGAGAGGAGTGTGTCAAGGGAGGAAGTGCACTGATatcagagggggaaaaaagacgCCATTGTGGCCCACAAACAAAGCATTGTGCTGTACTGCAGCGAACACCACGAGAGGCGTGAACACAGACGTATCAAGCTTGAAAAAGTCAATCAGAATTTTTTTCTGGGGTTtcgttattgttattatcatttcactttgcttttattttgaaggaattGGTTGAaatgtgtggtttgtgtgtgtagatgcAATAGATGTGAGTTACTCAGTGTTTTTTCTGCGgatttaagatttatttttgaaacctgtgtttttaaaaatactaaagAAAGGATGGCAGTGATATTTTTACATTGTAGGGTTCTTGACCCTCCATACTTCCACCAAAGCTATCCAAACCCTGTGAGCTTAGTATTTATTGTAGATGTATTGTAGATACAAAGAAGACGTTTGAGTTTTTGAACGGGCTGTGTGTAATAAAACTATACGTAAATCAATCCAGTTAGTGTGTTTTAACTAGTcttctttcttttgttaaatAACCGAGTAGTACAACATTTAACCACTTGAGGGCAGCAAGTCGACGCATTTCACTGTCACTTTGGGCCTAATTTGATGTCTAACCTGTTTGTTTCACaaggttttgtctttttttgtatataaaGGAATGTCGAATGCCAttatgtgtatgtgtagttATTAATAAACCTATAAATGACCTTGCAGCTGCagattatattgtatatttgattaagacagctgcagcacaggcagaatgagaaaaataaagagcttttaactttaaaaagcaTGGAAAAatggcacaaaataaaaatatgaacctcaaaatgagcagaattgaacattttaaagaagacaTTTCATCAGACGCCAGTGTTCAGCTGTagcaacaacagaaaaatgtacCTCCTGCtaagaaatgcagaaaaacaaactacaaTCCGAGGCGTATCTGTCCTCATGCTGTGGCTGCAGCTGACAAAGCAACTCCTTTTAAATTGTATATCTTAAACTGACAATTCAGCAGCAAATCCGGTATCAGGGAATAGATTCATGTTGTTATAAATAAAGAGGATATAAGTGTTCTTTATCCACCAaaggttattttatttgtgactaaaaaataaacatttgattaaagtcagtgtttttcCTTTACAGCAGTGGGACAGATTCACAGTCACAATATATTTCAGCAATGATTTCAATCAACAATTATTATACATTCTGTATGCAAGTACAGCTCAAAACACCACTGTCGTGTAAGGTTCCCTTGTGTTAAAATAAGGGACACAAATCagcattttttataaaactatTGAATGTCTGTGGTTCCTGTTTCATCACATAACACTGTGTTCCTACGTTCTGCTTCCTGCAGGTTTGGACCAAAAGTGAGCAAATAAGTAGCAAAACTAATGCTACGTTCTCCTATTGTCCATAACATTCAATATAATCATTCAATCACACTATATAACATGCTACATCAAATCTGCAGCTTCAAATAAACTGATTATCAGAAGATGAtgtgaaatgtgattttaaaaacagaattcAAAACTGTATCTTATTCAGAAATATCCCAAAATGATCCAAAATGGCGCATTTATTTGTAACGTCAGTTATGATAGGAGTGTTTAATGCAAGGCTGTTTTAGAGTAATATACTAGGTGATCACATAGTAATCGTGACGCAGCGTTTTACATCAGTGAAACAGTACAGGTCAGCATCCTGTAAGAAGAACAGAAATGGCCCTGTGTTCAAGATCTGAGCTCTGTATGAAAGCAAAGTACCACATTGGTATAAAATTAAAAAGTGACTCTTTTCAGTTACAAAAAGATTCCCCAAGGCACTTGATTAAGACACACTTTTACCTCCTCTGTGGACATCAGAGGCTTAAAATGACCCAGTAAAAACTGATAAAACCCTTCCTGTCGCTAAGCTTTGACACTGTTCCCGTTAGATAAAGGTTCTACCTCTGATTCCGTGGTCACCGGGCTGAGCTCTGTGGGTGCGGCCTGTTTTTCGGCTCCGCCCCCTTCCCTGGCCTCGTTTCGATAGTGACGGCAGATGACCACAGCGGCGCACACCAGGTAGACAACGGTGAGGATGGTGAAGTAAATGAAGTACACCAGGAACTGTAAGAACAACAGATATCTTCAGAATCTATTTAGAGATGTTATCCcgttaatcacaataataatccATATGGTTGAAATTCTAGTATTTGTATTCTATGTCCTCGTGGAATGAGTCACATCCGGTGACACAAGGCCAGCGTTTAGGTattaaatgtcagttttaccTGAGAGTGCACGTCCAGCCCCAGGCCTCTCTTGTCTGAAAATATGAGGTTGATGATGCTCTTCAGTATGGTCCCGAAAAACGTGTTGATGCCAAACACTAAGGCACACAGCTCCTTGGTGAGTGACGAGGCTATCTGGAAACTATGAGGAGTAAAGAACGACCACGCATGGGATGCATCAGTACCACTCCCCCCTTTCAGAAGAAGTGTTTTAGCAACGTGTCTGAACTGTGACTCACGTGGCAATGGGCACCAGGCACTGGTAGAAGCCTCTGAAGAGGACGTAGGCGGTGTAGCAGACCCAGATGTTGTCTGTGGTTCCcatgagcagcagcagagccgcCTGCAGCGCTGTGATGACGCCGATCACCAGCTCGGACCACACGTTCCAGCGGATCTTCACAAAGCCGGCGGCGCAGGAGGTGATtgcacctgcagggagagagacGTCACTAAAACTCTGGTAGGAGCCATCAATGTGTTTCTTATTACTTCACAACTTTTACTGCTGGCATGACTTCCAGGTTATTTAAACAAGCTGCTACCTTTGTTCGTTACAGCTGATTAAAGCGCCATTAAGgttaataaaacattaagcaACACTCGGATTCAGACTTTAATCCCTGGATTCAATGCCATACTGATATCTTGGTGCTTAATATTGACATGAAAAGATGTACCCATGGTTTTTTACATTATGATATTATATCCTTAGCTGTTCTTAAAGTGTGCCACCACAATTGAATGTTGctgttgttctttttctttgatttttaacATAATTTAGGCAGAGGCTTCAAATAAGCCCGATGGGTTTCCTGCCTCCTCCTGCATTGTATATCATCTGTTCTCCgtctgtgtattttcaaatcGTTATACCATAAATACAAACTGTATGTGCATAAAAGTCTCACTGAGCAGGGTAGAAGCCGCCTCCACTCCCCCGTTGTAAATGTGCTTGTTCTCCGTTGCTGGGTAGACTTTGTTCCACAGGATGTGAACGTAGAACAGGACAAGGTAGTACCCGGTGGAGTTGAAGATCCACCACAGGGACCAGAGCCTCAGGTTGGGAATCCTCACCACATTTCTGAGCTCCAGCAGCATCTGCAGCAACACAGAATTCCTCCAGCGTGACGCGGGTTTCCCTTTCGGGTTCATGACGTCAAGTTCTGACTTTGCCGCCACTTCGTTTTGTTCCTGATTCTGCGTCCGGTTGAAGAACAGGGAGCGTTTAGGCCAGGGGAGGCACATAGACAGCGTCAGACCAAAGCTGACGAAGCCCAGAGATATGGCGTTGAGGGTGTAGAAGCTCATGTGGCCGACAGAAATGAATAACTGTCCCAGCACCGAGCTGGTGAACACCCCCAGGAGGATGGCGGTGCGCGAGTATCCCGCCACTCGCTGGTAGAGAGAGGGGCTGACAAGCGAGAAGATGTAGGATGAGTACGCCACGCGGCACGCCATGGTGATGCCGTAGAAAAACTCCATGAACTGCATCTGTAAGAGGGTGTTGCCCAGCAGCAGGATGAGCCAGATGACCACCTGACTGACGCCCTGGGTGACCAGGACCGGCTTGTAGCGCAGGAAGTCTGTCAGCAGGAAGGCCGGCACCAGCACCACCATGTAGGAGTATGTCAGCACAGGAGTGATCTCATTGGTCACCTGGAAAAGACATTAATCAATCAGTGAGGCAGGTGAAGGCTACAGATTTAGTTCCCAATTTGTTTCTGGTACTGTATTATACATAGCCGGGCAAAAAAAAGGATACGTctgattaaatatattataacagTTAAGCACTACAGTACCCAGCATGCATTTCAAACCAAACTCCTTAAAATGCTTGTGGAGTTTAGTCCATGCTTGCTTGGTAAAATTAGTctggaaaatgtagtttttatacAACAACAATATATGATATCATCCACCCATTTTCCTGACGATTGGTGACATAGCGACGTTGGTTTAAGTCTGTCTGACTTTTATCCATAACAACGCTGTATACACATGTAACTACAACTTAGGTCAGAGCAGCTTATTCCCTGACAATAAGCACTAGGGCTTAGTTGCAAAGTTGCCTAACAGAGTGTTTTTCACATGTAGTTTCACAGACTAATTCTACCACTATCAACATTGTATCCTCTCTGAAAAACACTTTGACAGGAAACAAATCTAGGTTGTCAGGATgacaaaaagaaactaaaaatcCCAGATCCACTTCTCTGATTGTAGACTTTTGAAAAAGCAGTTTTGAGGAATGCGAACTTTGACCGCAGTAAGATGGATCAGCAGACCCTCGACAGGACATTCATTAAATGTGCTGTGTAATGAGTGCCTGACTGCATGTAGACAACCTTACGAAAGACTCTTACAGGTTAACTTCACTTCTTTACTTTCAGCTTAGTATCTTGCATATGTACTCTGCAAAACAATGACTAAGATGTATCCTATATTTCATTCTTACCTCTTGCCTTGTGAAGTTTTTCTCAGTACTGAGTAGATATGGTGTAATGAAAGGCTCCCCAGGCTTCATCGATGACATAAACCCAAAGAAACACAGGAATATTACAGCCCACTTCCACTTCCTTGGCTCTACGGCTGCCTCTGTGGGACCCTCAGAGGGAGAAGGGCATTTGGAAGCAGGGACGACCATCTCCACGTCTCCATTTTCCTTCAAGTCCATCTCTTTTTCCGCCTCTGATTTGTCCCCACTTCCTGCTGTGTCATCAGCGACCATGGTGTCAAACTGTGATGCAGGGTGTAACTTTTTTAACTCCCGAGTTAAATCACCATGTGAAAGGTTGTTTGGTCAGCAGCCTAAATGAAATGAGGAAACAAAATGTTGTGGGGAGTTCAATCCAACTGCGTATCCATGACAGGTATGGGATAGCTTTAACCATGTAACAGAGGATAACAAGGTAGGTAAAATGCTGACCTTTGCTCCATTCCACACTGTGACATATTCTATCCAGTGGCCTGGTGTGGGGTCATTGTTAACCTGAAAAGATAGCAATGTTGTCAGTAAGTCAGACTATTTTTGACACTGTGCAGACAGGTGACATTACATCAGGAATTGAGTTTTCTTTAATAAAGCTACAATTACCACCTATGACAATAAATCTGTGGCTTATTTTCCCACTTAATCCCTTGTTTGGTGTATAAAACATGAGACACTGGAACATCCCCATCACATAAGTTTGTGCCAAAACCTAGTCATAGAATAGTAGAAAAATACTGAGCTGGAATCCGGATTATTGACCCTTTTCTGTTACACTCATACTTGGAAACAGCAGGACTTTCCAACTAATTGCTCAGTAGAGATAAGATAACAACTTTATTGATTCAACAGTGGGGAAATGTGCTTGATGCAGCAGATGTATTGTTCAAAACGTTATACATAAAAATGACGcaaaatcaaaaatacatatcTACAAACATATGTACACACTTTACAACTACACTGATTTACTCCATGCTGGATGACTGATAATGgagacaaatatatatataaatataattgcCCGTGATGCAAGCAGTAGCCTACAGGATAGTTCTTCAAAATGAGTAGTGGTACTTtaataaactaaatgaaagTGTGCTCCTGAGAGGTGGGTGTAGAGGGTTTCTTGGCCTGATTTGACGTTACGTGTCATTTTTTTTAGGGGCAACGCAAACAAGTAACACGAGCAGCTCATGGTAAACACAGTGAGTTAGCTGCTAATGAGCTAACGGTGCTAattggtgttgttgtttatgtatcACAACGCACCTAAAATGCGTGTAATCACTTAATAGCACAAAGTATGACACGGGGCTAAGTTATAGCTAGCTACCCAGCTCGCTAACAGTGTACAACTAACAAAACAATGCAGTCTCGTAGCTTTTTTTGCCACACAAATGTCAATAACATTAGCTTTAGAGAAATTAACTGACAGCCCCTGTACGAAACAACATGCGTGCTACAGGTCAAGAAAGCACTATTTGACAAATGATTGTTTGCTTTTTAGTGTGCAAGGAACTGATTAAACGTCACATACCTCGTGTGGTCCATCTGAATGCAGAGGTTTAATTAGCTGCCCCACTCTCTGCACGCATGCGCTTCTGTCGTTGCAAGgaattctgggaaatgtagttgaACTGCTGTAGGACAAGCTGGTAAAACCCTGAATTATCAGCTAAACGTGAATCAAACTggatttataaatgtattatacgATGTAAGAAGACACACAATGACGATTATGTTCGTACATTTCATCTTTTATAgaactttttttattgcaagTGTTCGCCTTCTGCTGGACAAATAACAGTGTAATCAACAAAATCATTTAGCGATATTTCTaatgataaaatatgaaattcaTTACATGTTGTATAGCAATATTATGATGTTATAATTCCTATTATACCTACGTGATATGTGAATATTGTGTAACTttgcaaaatattttatttgaaggaaCATATCAGATCATGAAATGTgaataacatttgaaacatttattgagttgtaatgataaaaacatcactatttacagtatataacagTTTATATATACTTTACAGCATTTCAATAAACACAGGAACATTTTATGAAAGCGGTGTCACTGTTGAATTACTCTTGGGGCATCTGATGGTTATTTAAAATAGCATGCACTCCATGATTCGTTGATTGAAAAAGCATTTCCTGAATCATAATTCTGGTCCATTTAAAGCAACGTAAATGAtcaattaatgaaaaaaaaccacCTCAGAGGCTTGAAAAGTGGGAGGGTTCAATAGTAGACATGTCAACAACAGTACATTCAGTAGATGGCAGCAGTGCAGCAAAAAATAAAGGACCGAATTTGTGAAATGTACTTGGCTTGACGTTTAGAGAACAGCTCCGTTGCCCTCTGAGGTCTGCGATGTGGACCTGCTGATCTTTGACACCCAGTCCGCTCTGGTTTTCCAGTGAAAAAGCTGCATCATCTTCATCCTGAACTTCTCTCCCACGAAGGCGTAGAGGACAGGGTTGATGCAGCTGTGGAACAGAGCCAGGCCGTTTGTTATCACCATAGCCCGGTCCACTGACATCCTCAAAGCACAGTCATAGCGAATCAGACCTGTCTTCATGAGGAGGTCTATAATCGTGGTCATGTGGTACGGCGTCCAGCACAGCAGGAACACCACCACCACGGCTATGATGACCTTCATGGCACGGTGCTTCCGGAAACCTCGACTTTGCAATAGCTTGGTGATGGTGATGCTGTAGCACATTA
The Eleginops maclovinus isolate JMC-PN-2008 ecotype Puerto Natales chromosome 24, JC_Emac_rtc_rv5, whole genome shotgun sequence DNA segment above includes these coding regions:
- the slc19a1 gene encoding reduced folate transporter isoform X1, with product MVADDTAGSGDKSEAEKEMDLKENGDVEMVVPASKCPSPSEGPTEAAVEPRKWKWAVIFLCFFGFMSSMKPGEPFITPYLLSTEKNFTRQEVTNEITPVLTYSYMVVLVPAFLLTDFLRYKPVLVTQGVSQVVIWLILLLGNTLLQMQFMEFFYGITMACRVAYSSYIFSLVSPSLYQRVAGYSRTAILLGVFTSSVLGQLFISVGHMSFYTLNAISLGFVSFGLTLSMCLPWPKRSLFFNRTQNQEQNEVAAKSELDVMNPKGKPASRWRNSVLLQMLLELRNVVRIPNLRLWSLWWIFNSTGYYLVLFYVHILWNKVYPATENKHIYNGGVEAASTLLSAITSCAAGFVKIRWNVWSELVIGVITALQAALLLLMGTTDNIWVCYTAYVLFRGFYQCLVPIATFQIASSLTKELCALVFGINTFFGTILKSIINLIFSDKRGLGLDVHSQFLVYFIYFTILTVVYLVCAAVVICRHYRNEAREGGGAEKQAAPTELSPVTTESEGYRLQLQPQSSLCT
- the slc19a1 gene encoding reduced folate transporter isoform X2 → MVADDTAGSGDKSEAEKEMDLKENGDVEMVVPASKCPSPSEGPTEAAVEPRKWKWAVIFLCFFGFMSSMKPGEPFITPYLLSTEKNFTRQEVTNEITPVLTYSYMVVLVPAFLLTDFLRYKPVLVTQGVSQVVIWLILLLGNTLLQMQFMEFFYGITMACRVAYSSYIFSLVSPSLYQRVAGYSRTAILLGVFTSSVLGQLFISVGHMSFYTLNAISLGFVSFGLTLSMCLPWPKRSLFFNRTQNQEQNEVAAKSELDVMNPKGKPASRWRNSVLLQMLLELRNVVRIPNLRLWSLWWIFNSTGYYLVLFYVHILWNKVYPATENKHIYNGGVEAASTLLSAITSCAAGFVKIRWNVWSELVIGVITALQAALLLLMGTTDNIWVCYTAYVLFRGFYQCLVPIATFQIASSLTKELCALVFGINTFFGTILKSIINLIFSDKRGLGLDVHSQFLVYFIYFTILTVVYLVCAAVVICRHYRNEAREGGGAEKQAAPTELSPVTTESEVEPLSNGNSVKA
- the LOC134860755 gene encoding uncharacterized protein LOC134860755, whose protein sequence is MWPPVFSMIVAGLLCLFLAVVSADPEKLYKKEGDDVVFKPGIAFVSVPINEISWKDGPNIAIEWDGHVTEYNRHFKGRSYLNTSSGEMTLKGLIVIDTGLYTAEINGVHAKTYDLTVMSPVPKPTVSKSCDEEMTLCTLTCKGDIHKDAKPVTISWWSGDNKMDSPEKLHITKDDIASELSCTLENPVSIGSSELFPNPFIPARKVNPYVGLTVFFVLLVAVFLTIIIHRVKAGMWFYEKESMPWEANFWRKHEGTYAADSNGTPAQKRGATDEETPMT